A section of the uncultured Fretibacterium sp. genome encodes:
- a CDS encoding nitroreductase family protein: NRAVLEGIRARRSVRRYADRPVEQEKVDLLLECACAAPSAANRRPWRFVVIRDRGNLDALAEVHPYGKMLFQAPLALVVCGTVLHEGRENPWWEEDCAAAMQNILLAAEGLGLSSVWLGVRWGRDGLPEKIEALLGTPRDVRVMGIAVVGYGDESKPPHRGIDEGVVHLERWTD; encoded by the coding sequence AATCGCGCGGTTCTGGAGGGGATACGGGCGCGCCGGAGCGTGAGGCGCTATGCCGACAGGCCGGTGGAGCAGGAGAAGGTCGACCTGCTTCTGGAGTGCGCCTGTGCCGCGCCCAGCGCAGCCAACAGGCGCCCCTGGCGTTTCGTGGTGATTCGGGACCGAGGGAACCTGGACGCATTGGCGGAGGTCCATCCCTACGGCAAGATGCTTTTCCAGGCCCCGCTGGCCCTGGTCGTCTGCGGAACCGTCCTGCACGAGGGAAGGGAAAACCCCTGGTGGGAGGAGGACTGCGCCGCGGCGATGCAGAATATTTTGCTGGCCGCGGAAGGGCTGGGCCTGAGCTCCGTCTGGCTTGGGGTTCGCTGGGGCCGTGACGGCCTGCCCGAGAAGATTGAGGCCCTTCTGGGGACGCCTCGGGACGTCCGGGTCATGGGCATCGCTGTGGTCGGCTACGGCGACGAGAGCAAGCCCCCGCACCGCGGCATCGACGAGGGGGTCGTGCACCTCGAGCGTTGGACGGACTGA
- a CDS encoding DpnD/PcfM family protein: protein MGRYKVEIVEKISMPVEVDAPTAEAAILQVIKKYRAEQIVVESDEGAKVEFFASRVKA from the coding sequence ATGGGAAGGTATAAAGTGGAGATCGTCGAAAAAATATCCATGCCCGTGGAGGTCGATGCCCCCACCGCTGAAGCAGCCATTCTCCAGGTAATCAAAAAATATCGCGCGGAGCAGATTGTCGTGGAGAGCGACGAAGGAGCGAAAGTCGAGTTTTTCGCGTCGAGGGTTAAAGCCTGA
- a CDS encoding CopG family transcriptional regulator yields the protein MLKRTIVIRKKSGIRGEDGYKTFSVRLREETVVALEALAEKSNRSRNEVINIVLEQALDNGNIEVTE from the coding sequence ATGCTCAAAAGAACAATCGTTATTCGTAAGAAATCCGGAATCAGAGGCGAGGATGGCTACAAGACCTTTTCCGTCAGACTCAGGGAGGAGACGGTCGTCGCGCTTGAGGCGTTGGCTGAAAAAAGCAATCGGTCCCGGAACGAAGTCATCAACATCGTTCTGGAGCAGGCGCTTGATAACGGCAACATCGAGGTGACCGAGTAA
- a CDS encoding DUF533 domain-containing protein — protein sequence MAVGMMELLGALTQGGMSPSSGARIQNAANASAGAQGGGLSGILSGLMGAGQNLVNSAGQAVGGKDNLAAAGIGALLGALSGAGNGRSGVPLGGIGGGVMGLLGMMAFKALKNAGQAPQPSAGPAASPAGAAPQNFESDAHLLLTAMLDAAKADGTVDADELNRITGKMKEAGIDQEGMTYVIGQLQSPMTTDAIVAAVRGRPELAAQVYSVSLMAIEVDTPAEREYLDRLAASMGLAPEVVRNIEQLVGIPPR from the coding sequence ATGGCGGTTGGCATGATGGAGCTTTTGGGTGCGTTGACGCAGGGCGGCATGAGCCCGTCCTCGGGGGCGCGGATACAGAACGCGGCGAACGCGTCCGCCGGCGCGCAGGGCGGTGGGCTTTCGGGCATTCTGTCCGGTCTGATGGGGGCGGGGCAGAACCTCGTGAACAGCGCAGGGCAGGCGGTGGGAGGCAAGGACAACCTGGCTGCGGCAGGGATCGGGGCCTTATTGGGTGCTCTGTCGGGGGCGGGCAACGGGCGATCGGGCGTGCCCCTCGGAGGGATCGGCGGCGGGGTCATGGGGCTTCTGGGCATGATGGCCTTCAAGGCCCTCAAGAATGCCGGGCAGGCCCCTCAGCCCTCGGCCGGACCTGCGGCGTCCCCGGCCGGCGCGGCTCCGCAGAACTTCGAGAGCGACGCGCACCTGCTCCTCACCGCGATGCTTGACGCGGCGAAGGCGGACGGCACGGTCGATGCGGACGAACTGAACCGCATCACCGGAAAGATGAAGGAGGCCGGGATCGACCAGGAGGGGATGACCTACGTCATCGGGCAACTTCAAAGCCCGATGACCACGGACGCGATCGTTGCCGCGGTCCGGGGGCGTCCCGAGCTCGCCGCGCAGGTCTACTCCGTCTCGCTCATGGCCATCGAGGTGGACACCCCGGCGGAACGCGAGTACCTGGACCGCCTGGCCGCCTCGATGGGGTTGGCGCCGGAGGTTGTCCGGAACATCGAACAGCTTGTGGGAATACCTCCGAGGTAG